A single region of the Frankiaceae bacterium genome encodes:
- a CDS encoding acyl-CoA carboxylase epsilon subunit: MRHPTTPLRGAAGTPPVEPALRVIRGDATTEEVAALVAVLAARGGDTETEPPRTSEWARPQPRRALPSPGPGAWRAAARDARTRAAW, encoded by the coding sequence ATGAGGCACCCCACCACGCCGCTGCGCGGCGCGGCGGGGACCCCGCCCGTCGAGCCGGCTCTGCGTGTGATCCGGGGAGACGCCACGACCGAGGAGGTCGCGGCGCTCGTCGCGGTGCTCGCGGCGCGCGGCGGAGACACGGAGACCGAGCCTCCGCGTACGTCCGAGTGGGCGCGCCCGCAGCCCCGCCGCGCGCTGCCCTCACCGGGGCCCGGGGCGTGGCGCGCGGCCGCCCGCGACGCCCGTACCCGCGCCGCCTGGTAG
- a CDS encoding VOC family protein: protein MLDEDTGPFRHVVWSIGSTLIGLHQFPDPKPETFDERRQDLDHLSFARANRGELEKWASRLDELGVTHGGIVDEGYGSGVSFRDPDGIALEFFAPPSWRPS, encoded by the coding sequence GTGCTTGACGAGGACACCGGGCCGTTCCGGCACGTCGTGTGGTCGATCGGCTCGACGCTGATCGGCCTGCACCAGTTCCCCGACCCCAAGCCGGAGACGTTCGACGAACGGCGCCAGGACCTCGACCACCTGTCGTTCGCCCGCGCGAACCGGGGCGAGCTGGAGAAGTGGGCGAGCCGGCTGGACGAGCTCGGCGTCACCCACGGCGGCATCGTCGACGAGGGCTACGGGTCGGGCGTGTCGTTCCGCGACCCCGACGGCATCGCGCTGGAGTTCTTCGCGCCGCCGTCGTGGAGACCCTCCTAG
- a CDS encoding cupredoxin domain-containing protein — translation MARSGLATTLAALALATTACSLPEAPEREARTNEHAARGKPYPTLAPKDASAETLDVEAAPNPATAWKKSVYEAKAGVVNISFSAPAGSNHNLNLVGPGAPYPLLWGTEAGSPADKLTHAVTLQKGSYTFYCSVQGHRTGGMEGKITVS, via the coding sequence GTGGCCCGGTCCGGCCTCGCGACGACTCTTGCCGCGCTGGCGCTCGCCACGACGGCGTGCAGCCTCCCGGAGGCGCCCGAGCGTGAGGCGCGCACCAACGAGCACGCCGCGCGCGGCAAGCCGTACCCCACGCTGGCGCCCAAGGACGCGTCCGCCGAGACGCTCGACGTCGAGGCCGCGCCCAACCCCGCGACCGCGTGGAAGAAGTCGGTCTACGAGGCCAAGGCCGGCGTCGTCAACATCTCCTTCAGCGCCCCCGCGGGCAGCAACCACAACCTCAACCTCGTCGGCCCCGGCGCGCCGTACCCGCTGCTGTGGGGCACCGAGGCGGGCTCGCCGGCCGACAAGCTGACGCACGCGGTGACGTTGCAGAAGGGCTCGTACACGTTCTACTGCTCCGTCCAGGGCCACCGGACCGGCGGCATGGAAGGCAAGATCACCGTCTCCTAG